In Gossypium raimondii isolate GPD5lz chromosome 12, ASM2569854v1, whole genome shotgun sequence, a single window of DNA contains:
- the LOC105763366 gene encoding uncharacterized protein LOC105763366: MKKGSVSLSHLGTFPSPGGSDYRDNGAVVSQKGWSSERVARSANSNGNSRRHISASSLTPFYSGRTLPSKWEDAERWICSPVLGYGVSKNVNYHLQRRPKSKSGPIVPPGIAFYSNCSPSMNLLDGGGSGTVTNLMAGSPFSTGVLMADGVSVHYLGCRAAAAAGDVDGDQSCMVQSDSNVARSAIIPGWSSDLVSESSLPSSQDEKLDEIKDAEMMLCRVASRRDMATQMSPDNSSSHSSTRERSSFGHSPPPILPLPAVDNNDHPSKLDIREVQIDKRATVTNRSKRHGSRRIKKGEPDFEGFYRNSAPTSALSLDIAEAATSISKLQREEAKISAWENLQRAKAEAAIRKLEMKLEKKRSASMDKILRKLRTAQVKAQEMRSSISGKEDEQIPKTSPKFTFFHIRMSFLSSCFTCHGF; encoded by the exons ATGAAGAAAGGGTCTGTTTCTTTGAGCCATCTGGGTACTTTTCCAAGCCCAGGAGGTTCAGATTACCGTGATAATGGGGCGGTGGTGAGTCAAAAAGGTTGGAGTTCAGAGCGAGTGGCGCGTTCAGCTAACAGCAATGGCAATAGCAGAAGACATATCAGTGCTTCATCTTTGACACCTTTTTACAGTGGAAGAACTTTGCCTTCCAAATGGGAAGATGCTGAGAGGTGGATTTGTAGCCCTGTTTTGGGTTATGGTGTTAGCAAGAACGTAAACTATCATCTCCAGAGGCGGCCAAAGTCTAAAAGTGGGCCGATTGTGCCCCCTGGGATTGCTTTCTACTCCAATTGCTCGCCTTCCATGAACTTGCTTGATGGTGGAGGGAGTGGGACTGTGACGAATTTGATGGCAGGGTCTCCATTTTCAACTGGGGTTTTGATGGCTGATGGGGTTTCCGTTCATTATCTTGGTTGTAGAGCCGCGGCAGCTGCTGGAGATGTTGACGGCGATCAATCTTGTATGGTGCAGAGTGATAGTAATGTAGCACGATCCGCTATTATACCTGGATGGTCGTCAGATTTGGTCAGTGAGTCTTCATTGCCAAGCTCTCAAG ATGAAAAACTTGATGAAATCAAGGATGCCGAAATGATGCTGTGTCGTGTAGCTTCGCGGAGGGATATGGCGACGCAAATGAGCCCGGACAACAGTAGCAGCCACTCATCTACTAGAGAGAGGTCTTCATTCGGCCACTCACCTCCCCCTATCCTTCCTCTTCCTGCTGTGGACAACAATGATCATCCTTCTAAACTGGACATCAGGGAAGTGCAGATAGACAAGCGAGCCACTGTTACTAACCGGTCAAAAAGGCATGGATCGAGAAGAATCAAGAAAGGCGAGCCGGATTTTGAAGGCTTCTACCGAAACAGCGCCCCAACTTCTGCTTTATCTCTGGATATCGCAGAGGCAGCAACAAGCATTTCAAA GTTGCAAAGAGAGGAAGCAAAGATCAGTGCTTGGGAGAATCTGCAGAGGGCAAAAGCTGAGGCAGCCATACGTAAACTAGAG AtgaaattagaaaagaagaGATCAGCTTCAATGGATAAGATCTTGAGAAAGCTGAGAACGGCTCAGGTGAAAGCTCAAGAAATGAGGAGTTCCATATCAGGAAAAGAGGATGAACAGATTCCCAAGACTTCACCAAAGTTTACATTCTTCCATATCCGCATGAGTTTTCTCAGCAGTTGCTTCACCTGCCATGGTTTCTAG
- the LOC105763367 gene encoding uncharacterized protein LOC105763367 isoform X1: MDRKLVVLGIPWEVDTEGLREYMSNYGDLEDCIVMKERSSGRSRGFGYVTFASANDAKSVLSREHILGERLLEVKIATPKEEMKSPVKKVTRIFVARIPLSVDESTFQRHFEEYGEITDLYMPKDQVSKAHRGFGFITFASAGSVENLMADTHELGGATVVVDRATPKEDDFKPINRMSQGGYGAYNAYISAATRYAAVGAPTLYDHPGPVYGRGESSRGMGKKIFVGRLPQEANVDDLRHYFGRFGRILDVYVPKDPKRSGHRGFGFVTFAEDGVADRVSHRSHEICGQQVAIDSATPVDDVGPSFMMNPVGPFRGFGGPMRSYGRMYGGMLFDDQWSYAMGGARPSRADWRYRPY; encoded by the exons ATGGACCGGAAGCTTGTG gttttggGAATCCCGTGGGAAGTGGATACTGAAGGTTTGAGGGAATATATGAGTAATTATGGTGATTTGGAGGATTGCATTGTCATGAAG GAGCGATCCTCAGGCCGATCTCGTGGCTTTGGTTATGTAACATTTGCATCGGCTAATGATGCTAAG AGTGTGCTATCAAGAGAGCATATTCTTGGGGAGAGATTGCTGGAAGTTAAAATAGCTACTCCAAAG GAGGAGATGAAATCACCTGTGAAGAAAGTAACCAGGATATTTGTGGCCAGAATTCCACTATCAGTGGATGAATCAACCTTTCAGAG ACATTTTGAGGAGTATGGTGAGATAACTGATTTATATATGCCAAAG GATCAAGTCTCAAAAGCGCACCGTGGATTTGGCTTTATCACTTTTGCTAGCGCAG GTTCTGTGGAGAATCTGATGGCTGATACACATGAACTAGGAGGTGCTACTGTAGTAGTTGATCGAGCAACACCCAAG GAAGATGATttcaagcctataaatagaatGTCACAGGGGGGATATGGTGCATATAATGCTTACATTTCTGCTGCAACTAGATATGCTGCAGTTGGTGCTCCTACCTTGTATGACCATCCTGGCCCAGTGTACGGAA GAGGGGAGTCTAGTCGAGGGATGGGAAAAAAGATATTTGTTGGCAGGCTCCCTCAGGAGGCTAATGTTGATGATCTACGCCACTATTTTGGTAGATTTGGTCGTATACTAGACGTTTACGTTCCTAAg GACCCCAAGAGATCTGGCCACAGAGGTTTTGGTTTTGTAACATTTGCTGAAGATGGAGTTGCGGACAGAGTATCTCATAGGTCTCATGAGATTTGTGGACAACAG GTGGCAATAGATTCAGCAACACCTGTTGATGATGTTGGCCCTAGTTTCATGATGAATCCTGTTGGACCATTTAGAGGTTTTGGTGGTCCAATGCGCTCCTATGGTAGGATGTACGGAGGCATGCTTTTTGATGAT CAGTGGAGTTACGCAATGGGGGGTGCAAGGCCGTCGAGAGCAGATTGGCGGTACCGGCCATACTAA
- the LOC105763367 gene encoding uncharacterized protein LOC105763367 isoform X2 produces MDRKLVVLGIPWEVDTEGLREYMSNYGDLEDCIVMKERSSGRSRGFGYVTFASANDAKSVLSREHILGERLLEVKIATPKEEMKSPVKKVTRIFVARIPLSVDESTFQRHFEEYGEITDLYMPKDQVSKAHRGFGFITFASAGSVENLMADTHELGGATVVVDRATPKANDFKPINRMSQGGYGAYNAYISAATRYAAVGAPTLYDHPGPVYGRGESSRGMGKKIFVGRLPQEANVDDLRHYFGRFGRILDVYVPKDPKRSGHRGFGFVTFAEDGVADRVSHRSHEICGQQVAIDSATPVDDVGPSFMMNPVGPFRGFGGPMRSYGRMYGGMLFDDQWSYAMGGARPSRADWRYRPY; encoded by the exons ATGGACCGGAAGCTTGTG gttttggGAATCCCGTGGGAAGTGGATACTGAAGGTTTGAGGGAATATATGAGTAATTATGGTGATTTGGAGGATTGCATTGTCATGAAG GAGCGATCCTCAGGCCGATCTCGTGGCTTTGGTTATGTAACATTTGCATCGGCTAATGATGCTAAG AGTGTGCTATCAAGAGAGCATATTCTTGGGGAGAGATTGCTGGAAGTTAAAATAGCTACTCCAAAG GAGGAGATGAAATCACCTGTGAAGAAAGTAACCAGGATATTTGTGGCCAGAATTCCACTATCAGTGGATGAATCAACCTTTCAGAG ACATTTTGAGGAGTATGGTGAGATAACTGATTTATATATGCCAAAG GATCAAGTCTCAAAAGCGCACCGTGGATTTGGCTTTATCACTTTTGCTAGCGCAG GTTCTGTGGAGAATCTGATGGCTGATACACATGAACTAGGAGGTGCTACTGTAGTAGTTGATCGAGCAACACCCAAGGCAA ATGATttcaagcctataaatagaatGTCACAGGGGGGATATGGTGCATATAATGCTTACATTTCTGCTGCAACTAGATATGCTGCAGTTGGTGCTCCTACCTTGTATGACCATCCTGGCCCAGTGTACGGAA GAGGGGAGTCTAGTCGAGGGATGGGAAAAAAGATATTTGTTGGCAGGCTCCCTCAGGAGGCTAATGTTGATGATCTACGCCACTATTTTGGTAGATTTGGTCGTATACTAGACGTTTACGTTCCTAAg GACCCCAAGAGATCTGGCCACAGAGGTTTTGGTTTTGTAACATTTGCTGAAGATGGAGTTGCGGACAGAGTATCTCATAGGTCTCATGAGATTTGTGGACAACAG GTGGCAATAGATTCAGCAACACCTGTTGATGATGTTGGCCCTAGTTTCATGATGAATCCTGTTGGACCATTTAGAGGTTTTGGTGGTCCAATGCGCTCCTATGGTAGGATGTACGGAGGCATGCTTTTTGATGAT CAGTGGAGTTACGCAATGGGGGGTGCAAGGCCGTCGAGAGCAGATTGGCGGTACCGGCCATACTAA
- the LOC105763367 gene encoding uncharacterized protein LOC105763367 isoform X3, whose amino-acid sequence MDRKLVVLGIPWEVDTEGLREYMSNYGDLEDCIVMKERSSGRSRGFGYVTFASANDAKSVLSREHILGERLLEVKIATPKEEMKSPVKKVTRIFVARIPLSVDESTFQRHFEEYGEITDLYMPKDQVSKAHRGFGFITFASAGSVENLMADTHELGGATVVVDRATPKEDDFKPINRMSQGGYGAYNAYISAATRYAAVGAPTLYDHPGPVYGRGESSRGMGKKIFVGRLPQEANVDDLRHYFGRFGRILDVYVPKDPKRSGHRGFGFVTFAEDGVADRVSHRSHEICGQQVAIDSATPVDDVGPSFMMNPVGPFRGFGGPMRSYGRMYGGMLFDDWSYAMGGARPSRADWRYRPY is encoded by the exons ATGGACCGGAAGCTTGTG gttttggGAATCCCGTGGGAAGTGGATACTGAAGGTTTGAGGGAATATATGAGTAATTATGGTGATTTGGAGGATTGCATTGTCATGAAG GAGCGATCCTCAGGCCGATCTCGTGGCTTTGGTTATGTAACATTTGCATCGGCTAATGATGCTAAG AGTGTGCTATCAAGAGAGCATATTCTTGGGGAGAGATTGCTGGAAGTTAAAATAGCTACTCCAAAG GAGGAGATGAAATCACCTGTGAAGAAAGTAACCAGGATATTTGTGGCCAGAATTCCACTATCAGTGGATGAATCAACCTTTCAGAG ACATTTTGAGGAGTATGGTGAGATAACTGATTTATATATGCCAAAG GATCAAGTCTCAAAAGCGCACCGTGGATTTGGCTTTATCACTTTTGCTAGCGCAG GTTCTGTGGAGAATCTGATGGCTGATACACATGAACTAGGAGGTGCTACTGTAGTAGTTGATCGAGCAACACCCAAG GAAGATGATttcaagcctataaatagaatGTCACAGGGGGGATATGGTGCATATAATGCTTACATTTCTGCTGCAACTAGATATGCTGCAGTTGGTGCTCCTACCTTGTATGACCATCCTGGCCCAGTGTACGGAA GAGGGGAGTCTAGTCGAGGGATGGGAAAAAAGATATTTGTTGGCAGGCTCCCTCAGGAGGCTAATGTTGATGATCTACGCCACTATTTTGGTAGATTTGGTCGTATACTAGACGTTTACGTTCCTAAg GACCCCAAGAGATCTGGCCACAGAGGTTTTGGTTTTGTAACATTTGCTGAAGATGGAGTTGCGGACAGAGTATCTCATAGGTCTCATGAGATTTGTGGACAACAG GTGGCAATAGATTCAGCAACACCTGTTGATGATGTTGGCCCTAGTTTCATGATGAATCCTGTTGGACCATTTAGAGGTTTTGGTGGTCCAATGCGCTCCTATGGTAGGATGTACGGAGGCATGCTTTTTGATGAT TGGAGTTACGCAATGGGGGGTGCAAGGCCGTCGAGAGCAGATTGGCGGTACCGGCCATACTAA